One Urechidicola croceus genomic window, GTGTTATTTTGAATTCAAACCAAATATTATTTAATTCTAATTCTAACAACAATTTAGGAATCAGTTTTTTAAATTTACCTCTTCCAGATGTGGGATTGATTATAACAAACCAATTATCGGTCATTTGAGCTAGCTAATTTTTTTTAAACAAAAATACGAATACTATTCAATAACAGATTATTAACAACTAATATAATAATATGTTGTATTTTTAAACTTTAAAATTATTAAGACGAATTTATGTCAAAAAGAAAAAAAAGATTATATAAAAAAAAGAATAATACGATCAAGCACTTAACAGAAAAAGTTATAAAAATATTTAATCAAAATTCATCACAATCATTTAATTATAAGCAAGTTGCATCAAAATTAAAAATTGAAGATGCTAATGGAAAACAACAAATAATTGAAAAAATAGAAGCATTAAAAGTCGCTGGTAAATTAGAAGAAATAGATAGAGGAAAGTATAAAATAATACAAAGCGATAATTATTTTACAGGTAAAGTAGATATTACTTCAAGAGGAAATGCTTATGTAATTTGTGAAGAATTAGAACATGATATTTATATTCCATCAAGAAATATAAATCATGCATTACATAATGACTTAGTTAAAGTATATGTTTATAATCGAAAGATTAATACAAAACAAGAAGGTGATATTGTTGAAATTATTGAAAGAGCAAAAACAGAGTTTGTAGGTGTTTTACAAATGAATAAAACTTTTGGTTTTGTAATACCTGATGACAATAAAATGTACGCTGATGTTTTTGTATCTCAAAAAAAATTAAATGATGCAAAAGACGGTGATAAAGTATTAGTAAAAATTACTGATTGGCCAGATAATTCTAAAAATCCGTTTGGAAAAATCAAGCAAGTACTTGGAAGGCCAGGAGATCATAATACTGAGATTCACTCTATTTTATTAGAATATGATTTACCATATGAATTTCCTCCTGAAGTAGAAAAAGATGCTTCAACTTTACCAATAGAAATTACTAATGAAGAAATTTCTAAACGTAGAGATATGCGTGAAACTACAACTTTTACAATTGATCCTAAAGATGCTAAAGATTTTGATGATGCATTATCATTTAAAAAATTAGAAAATGGAAATTATGAAGTTGGAATTCATATTGCAGATGTTTCACATTATGTTGAAGAAGATACTATTTTAGATGAAGAAGCATATGCTAGAGCAACTTCAGTATATTTAGTAGATAGAGTAGTACCAATGCTACCAGAAATTTTATCAAATAATGTATGTTCATTACGCCCAAATGAGGAAAAATTAACTTTTTCTGCAGTTTTTGAAATAGATGAAAAAGCACAGATTAGAAATCAATGGTTTGGTAGAACTGTTATTTATTCTGATGCTCGATTTGCATATGAAGAAGCACAACATTTAATAGAAAACCCTGAATCTAATACAATTCCAGAAGATTTATCATTAACAGGAGAAGCATATGAAGTAATTCCTGAAGTTAAAGAAGCAACATTAGTACTTGATAAACTAGCAAAAAAATTAAGAAAACGTAGATTACAACAAGGAGCTATTACTTTTGATAGAGTAGAAGTGCGTTTCAATATTGATGAAAATGCAGTTCCAACAGGTGTTTATTTTAAAGAATCAAAAGACGCAAATAAATTAATTGAAGAATTTATGTTATTAGCCAATAGAAAAGTAGCAGAATTTATAGGTTCTGATAAAGGAAGACCTTCTAACAAAACGTTTATATATCGTATTCATGATGAACCAAATATGGATAAATTAGAGGCTTTACAAGGTATTATTAGTAAATTTGGTTATAGAATAAATACTGAAAGTAAAAAGAAAATATCTGAGACCTTAAATAAATTATTGACTGATGTTCATGGTAAAGGAGAATCAAATATGATTGAAACTTTAGCAATACGTTCTATGAGTAAAGCAATCTATACAACAGATAATATAGGACATTATGGTTTAGCATTTGATTATTATAGCCATTTTACATCACCTATTAGAAGATATCCTGATGTAATGACACATAGATTACTTCAACATTATTTAGATGGAGGAAAATCGCCAAAACAAGCTATTTATGAAGAAAAATGTGAACATTCATCTGATCGAGAACAATTAGCTGCAAAAGCAGAACGTGATTCTATAAAATATATGCAAGTTAAATATATGCAAGATCATCAAGATCAAGAATTTCGTGGAGTTGTTTCTGGAGTTACAGAATGGGGAATTTATGTAGAGATAATTGAAAATAAATGTGAAGGAATGGTTCGTATTCGCGATATAAAAGATGACTATTATATTTTTGATGAGAAACAATATGCAATTGTTGGTCAATCAACAAAAAACATGATACAACTTGGAGATGAAGTAACTGTAAAAGTTAAACATACTGATCTTGAACGTAAGCATCTTGATTTTACATTAATTTCTGATGAGTAAATTATTTAGTTTTTTAATTTATACTGCAACTAAACTGTAACAAAAGTCAAAATTATAGGTTATTTATATACTAATGCTTAAGATAGCATTAGATAAAATGTAAAAATAGTTAACAAAATTTTAGTAAAACTGTTTTCTAATTTTAATGAATTAAGTAATAATATTGTTGTATCTAAAAAAATAACAAAATGAGAAAAATAATGATATTGTTTTTACTTGTGTCTACAATAGGTTTTTCACAAGAAACAATTAAAAATGAAGTAGGAAGTTTTAACGAATTGAAAGTTTTTAATGGATTAAATGTAAGTATAGAAAAAGGTTCTACTAGAAGTATTGAAATTTCTGGTAAAAAGGCAGATGAAGTAGTTGTTAAAAATATAAATGGAAGATTAAAATTATCTATGCGTTTTCCAGAAACATTTAATTCTGATGAAGTTGAAATCACATTGTTTTATTCAAATGATATAAATGTAATAGATGCGAATGAAGGGTCTTATATTGGATCTGATGGTACGTTAAGTCAGCAAAATGTTGAATTAAAAACCCAAGAAGGAGCAATAATTGATTTAGATTTGGATGTAAAGTATTTGACAGTAAAATCAGTTACTGGTGGTCAGGTTTATACTTCTGGAAATGCAGAAAATCAAGATATTGAAGTTACTACAGGAGGTGCTTATAAAGCTTATGATTTAAAATCTAATTATTCTACAGTTATGTGTGCTTCAGGTGGAATTGTAAATATTAATGTATCAGAATTATTGGATGCTAAAGTTAGATTAGGAGGTAAAATTTTATATAAAGGAAGTCCTAAAGAAGTAAAAACTAAAAAAATAATTGGAGGAACAATTAAATCCAAAGATTAATTATTTCATATATTTGTAATCTAAATCAAAAACAATGAATGCACTTAGTATATTTTTAATGATTAGTGGACCTCAAATAGCAATTATTGTAGTTGTTGTTTTATTATTATTTGGAGGTAAGAAAATTCCTGAATTAATGCGTGGATTAGGTAGCGGTATTAAGGAATTTAAAGATGCTTCAAAAGAAGATAATGTAGAAGAAGAAGAAAAAAAGTAAATTAATTACTATTTATAAATTATTAAAAAAGCCGCTAAATTTTAGCGGCTTTTTTAATAACTTAAGATAATTTATTCTTTTTTCTTACTCTGCTGTTTTTTCATTGCTTCACCTATTTGATTTGATGCAGTAAAAGAAGCAACCATATCATTTAACATTTGACTACCTGCTTGAGGAGAATTAGGTAATAAAATTAAATTACTATTTGTTTCTTGACCTATTGATTGTAAAGTATCATAATGCTGAGTTACAACAATTAATGCAGATGCTTCTTGTGAGTTAATACCTACTTTATTCAACACTTCTACAGACTCTTCAAGTCCGCGAGCAATTTCACGTCTTTGATCTGCAATACCTTGACCTTGCAACCTTTTACTTTCCGCTTCAGCTTTTGCGCGTTCAACTATTAAAATTCGTTGGGCATCACCTTCAAATTGTGCTGCAACTTTTTCACGTTCAGAAGCATTTATTCGGTTCATTGCTTGTTTTACTTGTGCATCTGGATCAATATCAGTTACCAATGCTTTTACAATATCATAACCATAATCAAGCATAGCTTCTTTTAATTCACGTTGAATAGCCAATGCAATATCATCTTTCTTTTCAAATACATCATCAAGAATCATTTTAGGTACTTCAGCACGAACAACATCAAAAATATATGCTGTAATTTGATCATGCGGATTTTGTAATTTGTAAAAAGCATCATATACTTTTTCACGTAATATTTGAAATTGAACAGAGATTTTTAATTGTACAAATACATCATCTTTTGTTTTTGTTTCAACAATTACATCTAATTGTTGTATACGTAAACTTACACGACCAGCAACTTTTTCAAGAACAGGTATTTTCATATTTAAACCAGGACCATTGGTACGAACAAATTTTCCAAAAAGTTCAACAATTGCAACAGTTTGCTGTTTTACAACAAAAAATGAAGCTAAAACCAATAATACGATTGGTATTAAAAAAGGAAGATAATTTAACATAGTATTTTAATTTATTAAGTGATAATTTTTTTTAAAGATACAAAAAACATAGAAGATTTTTAATGAATGAATTGTTATATATTTATACTCTTAAATTCATTCAAATGAAAAAAATAGCATTAAGTGTAGTAGGAATCCTTTTATTAGTTTTAACACTTTATTTTGTGTCTATATACTACATTACTTACAGTGAGGGTTATAGAGCAGGAGAGTTGGTGAAATTTAGCCATAAAGGTATTATTTTTAAAACTTGGGAAGGAGAAATAAGTCAAGGTGTATCTGAAGCGCAAAGATTTAGTTTTTCAGTAGAAGATAATGAAAAAGATGTAATAAAAGATTTACAAGATTTACAAGGAAAAGATGTTAAACTAACTTATAAAGAGCGTTTTGGAACATTTCCTTGGTTAGGAGATACAAAATATTTTATTACTAAAGTTGAAAAAACAGAGTAATATTATGGATAAAATTTTCAAATCAAACAAGGAATCTGAAATCATACTAACCGAATTAATGTTGCCTTCTCATTCCAATTTTAGTGGTAAAATTCATGGAGGGTTTATTTTATCTTTAATGGATAAAGCGGCTTTTGCATCTGCTTCTAAATTTTCAGGATTATATTGTGTAACAGCATCTGTAAATCGTGTAGATTTTTTAAATCCGATAGAAGTAGGAGAGTTGGTTACCATGAGAGCCAGAGTTAATTATGTAGGTAATACCTCAATGGTTGTAGGAATTAGAGTTGAGTCTCAAAATATTCAAACAGGAAAGGTAAAACATTGTAACTCTTCGTATTTTTCTATGGTTGCTAAAGATGAAAATGGAAACTCAAAGCAAGTACCAGGACTTATTATTGCCAATAAAAATGATATGCGAAGGTTTTTACGTTCAATAAAACGTTTAAAAATGCGACACGAAAGAGATCATGAATTTAGCGCCGATAATTTTAATCCTGAAAATTATCGTGAAGATTTAGATAAGTATAATATTAAATTTGAAATATAAAAAAGGAGTCAAATAGACTCCTTTTTTAGTTTATTAAAGTGTTGAAATTGCTTTTTCAATACGTTGAATAGTTTCTTCTTTTCCTATTAGTTCTACAATATCAAATAAGTGAGGACCACTCATTGCTCCAACAAGCGCTAATCTAAAAGGAGGCATCACTTTTCCGAAACCAAGTTCGTTAGTTGTCAACCATTCTTTAACAATAGTTTCAATATTTGCAGATGAAAAATCTTCAATTTCTGAAAGAACCGAAATTAAATTTGTCATTATTTCAGGAGTTCCTTCCTTCCATTGTTTTTTAGATGCTTTTGCATCGTATTCTTTTGGAGTTTCAAAAAAGAAACTACTTAAATCCCAAAAATCATTAACAAACGTTGCGCGTTCTTTAATTAATCCAACGACTTTCGTTACAAAATTTTTGTCATTCTGAACTTGTTTCAGAATCTCATCACTACATTTTTGTTTTAAAACAGGTATGAATATTTCTGCTAATTCCTCATCAGATTTAGATTGTAAATACTGTTGGTTATACCATTTTGTTTTATCTGGATCAAATCTTGCTCCTGATTTATTAACTCTTTTTAAATCAAATGATTGAACTAATTCTTCTAATGAAAAAATTTCTTGTTCTGTTCCTGGATTCCATCCTAAAAATGCTAAGAAATTAATCACAGTTTCTGGAAAATAACCATCTTCTTTATAACCTCTTGAAACTTCTCCAGTTGCTTCATTAGTATATGCTAATGGAAACACAGGGAAACCTAATTTATCTCCATCACGCTTGCTTAATTTACCTTTTCCAGTAGGTTTCAAGATTAATGGTAAGTGTGCAAATTCTGGCGCATCCCAACCAAATGCTCTATATAATAAAACATGTAAAGCCATAGAAGGTAACCATTCTTCACCTCGGATAACATGACTAATTTCCATTAAATGATCATCAACAATATTCGCTAAATGATATGTTGGCATTCCATCAGATTTAAATAAAATTTTATCATCAAGAACATTTGTATCAATTTTTACTTCACCACGGATAATGTCATTCATCACCAATGTCTCATCTTGTGGAGATTTAAAACGAACAACATATTTATCACCATTTTCTATTCGTTTTTGAACTTCATCAGCAGTTAAAACTAATGAATTTACCAAACGACCTTTTTCTCTATTGTGCCAATTGTAAATAAATGTTTTCCCTTTTTCTTCATGATCTTTTCTATGCGCATCTAATTGCTCTGATGTATCAAAAGCGTAATAAGCATTACCAGAATCAAGTAATTCTTGAATATATTTTTTATAAATATGTTTACGTTCTGATTGACGATATGGTCCAAATTTTTCATTTTTTCCAACTCCTTCATCAAATGGAATTTCTAACCAATTTAATGCATCTGTAATATATTGTTCTGCATTGGCAACATAACGAGTTTGATCAGTATCTTCAATGCGAAGTATGAATGTTCCGTTGTGTTTTTTGGCAAATAAATAGTTAAAAAGGGCAGTTCTTACACCACCAATATGTAATGGTCCTGTTGGACTTGGAGCAAATCTTACTCTTACTTGTGTCATATTATTTTGTTAAAATAAAGTGCAAAGATACTATTACCTTGCAAAAATTGTATTTTTATGAGTTATTAAATTACTATTAATTCTAAATCAAAAATTAAAATGAAAAGAATCTTGTTATTATGTGTGTTGACAATTATTTCAATTTCAACGTATGCTCAGTCTTATGAAGTGCCAAAAAATTATGTATTAGAGGCTGTTGAAGATTATGAACCCTATGAAGAAAAAATTATCGAAACAGTAGATTGGTTAATCAACACTTCAGTAAATACTCAAGAAAACAAAAGAGCAGACGCGAAAACTTTTTTAATGAAATGGGTTATGGGAGCACCAAAAGTTAAGATTGTATTAAATACAGAAAACTCAGATTTTGGCAATCCAGAATATTTAATGATTTTTATTGGAGCTTGGGCAAAGGATAATATTTCTAAAAAAGAATATGACAATCCTGTAAATGGAAACCTTGCTGGAATTAATGGAGTGATAGAATTTTATAGTAAGAATAAGAGTACGCTTGGTAAAAATAAAAAAATTGAGAAATTAATAAAACTTAAGACGAAAGGTAAATTGGTTGATTATATCAAGGATAAAATGTTAGTATAATGAAATTATTTACAAAATGTAAAAATTGTTCTAAGGAGATTTCATTTTATAGTTTTTGTGAAACAAAAACAGAATTAATAATGGAAAAAGGAGATAAATTAGAACTATTTTGTAATAATAATTGTTTAGAGTCAAATTTTTATGATACAAATAATATATACGCAAAAAGATCTATAAGAACAGAAATTATAGGTTTAATATTCTTTTTGATTGGTACACCATTATTGGTATATACAGGTTATAAAGTTTTAGATTTTGATTTAGGAGCAGCGTATTTGGCATCTTTATTATTAGTTCCAGGAATTATTTACATTCTATTTAAAAGGCAAGATGAAAATAGAGTTAGAACATTTAATCGAGGTTGATAATTGAATAATTTTAAAAACATACAATCCAAATTACAAGAGTTTGTTAAAAAATATTACACCAACGAACTCATAAAAGGACTTATTTTATTTAGTTCCTTTGGATTATTGTACTTCATTTTCACGTTATTTGTTGAGCATTTTTTATGGTTAAAACCAACAGCAAGAACTATTTTATTTTGGTTATTCGTTCTTGTTGAAGTTGGACTTTTAGTCAAATACATTCTTATTCCAATTGCAAAATTGTTTGGTTTGCAAAAAGGAATATCACTTGAAGATGCATCAAAGATTATTGGTAGTCATTTTAACGAAGTTGATGACAAACTATTAAATATTTTACAACTAAATAAAGAATCTGATCAATCAGAATTATTATTGGCAAGTATTGAGCAAAAATCTCAAAGTTTACAACCAATTCCATTTAAAAAGGCAATCAATTTTTCAAATAATAGTAAGTATTTAAAGTATTTGGCAATTCCTGTAATTATTTGGTTGATTACATTGATATCAGGTAATACAAATATTTTTTCTGATAGTTACGATCGCGTAATTCATCATCAAATGGCTTATGAACCTCCTGCACCTTTTTCATTTAATTTATTGAATGATAATTTGAAAGTGATTGAAGGAAAACCTTTAACTCTTTTTGTTGAAACACAAGGAAAAGTAGTTCCTGAAGATGCAAAAATTAATTTTTTAGATCAAGAATATTATCTTCAGAGTAGAGGTGTTGGAAATTTTGAATATACATTTTCATCTGTTCAAAAACCAGTTCAATTTTATTTGGAGGCAAATGGAGTAACTTCAAAACCATATACAATTGATGTAATTGAAACGCCATCAATTACAGGTCTTCAATTATTTTTAGATTATCCTACTTATACTAAAAAAAGTGAGGAAACAATTAAAAATACTGGTAATGCTGTTGTTCCTCAAGGAACTAGAATTACTTGGAAAGTTGATTCTAAAAATACAGAAAGTGTTTCTTTTTTAACTACTAGCGATGCGATTTTTGAATTAAAAAATGAAAACACATTTGAATATAAGAAAAGAATTAATGAAAGTTTAGAATATCAAATATCTACATCAAACAGTAATTTGATGAATTATGAAACGTTGGATTTTGCTATTCAAGTTGTGAAAGATGAATATCCAAAAATTAATGTTAAATCTGATATTGATTCTATTTCAAGAGGACCAATTCAATTTGCAGGACAATTGAGTGATGATTATGGTTTAAAAACTTTGAATTTGGTCTATTATGATATCAACGCTAAGAATTTAAAGAAGAATCATCCATTAAAAATAAACAAGTCAACCTTTGAAGAGTTCTATTATATTTTTCCTGAAGGAATAAATTTACAAGACGGAATTGAATACGAAATGTATTTTGAAGTATCAGACAATGATGCTGTAAACGGAAATAAAAAATCGAAAAGTAATACGTTTAGTTATTACAAAAAAACGGAAAAAGAACTCAAAGATCAGTTGTTAGAAGAACAACAAAATTCCATTTCTGATTTAGAAAAATCTCTTGAGAAATCGAAAGAAGTAAAAGACGAGTTTAAAAAAATGCAAGAATCACTTCAGAATAAATCTGAAATGAATTGGAATGACCAGAAGAAATTAGAAACGTTTATTCAGCGCCAACAACAATATGAAAAGATGATGGAGCGCCAAACAGAACAAATTCAACAAAATTTAGAAGAACAACCAACACAACAAAATGAATCTTTAGAAGAACGTAAAGAAGAAATTCAAAAGAGATTAGAGGAAGCAAAAGATATTGCAAAGCAAGAAAAATTATTAGATGAATTAAAAAAGTTAGCCGAAAAATTAAACAGAGAAGAACTGACTGAAAAACTAAAAAAACTGACTGAAGAGAATAAACAAAATGAAAAAAGTTTAGAGCGGATTTTGGAATTAACTAAACGTTTTTATGTTGAGCAAAAAGCAAATCAGATAAAAGAGAAGTTAGACGAGTTGGCAAAAAAACAAGAAGAACTGGCTGACAGTGAAGAAAATTCTGCTGAGAAACAAAAA contains:
- a CDS encoding SPFH domain-containing protein; the encoded protein is MLNYLPFLIPIVLLVLASFFVVKQQTVAIVELFGKFVRTNGPGLNMKIPVLEKVAGRVSLRIQQLDVIVETKTKDDVFVQLKISVQFQILREKVYDAFYKLQNPHDQITAYIFDVVRAEVPKMILDDVFEKKDDIALAIQRELKEAMLDYGYDIVKALVTDIDPDAQVKQAMNRINASEREKVAAQFEGDAQRILIVERAKAEAESKRLQGQGIADQRREIARGLEESVEVLNKVGINSQEASALIVVTQHYDTLQSIGQETNSNLILLPNSPQAGSQMLNDMVASFTASNQIGEAMKKQQSKKKE
- the rnr gene encoding ribonuclease R, which translates into the protein MSKRKKRLYKKKNNTIKHLTEKVIKIFNQNSSQSFNYKQVASKLKIEDANGKQQIIEKIEALKVAGKLEEIDRGKYKIIQSDNYFTGKVDITSRGNAYVICEELEHDIYIPSRNINHALHNDLVKVYVYNRKINTKQEGDIVEIIERAKTEFVGVLQMNKTFGFVIPDDNKMYADVFVSQKKLNDAKDGDKVLVKITDWPDNSKNPFGKIKQVLGRPGDHNTEIHSILLEYDLPYEFPPEVEKDASTLPIEITNEEISKRRDMRETTTFTIDPKDAKDFDDALSFKKLENGNYEVGIHIADVSHYVEEDTILDEEAYARATSVYLVDRVVPMLPEILSNNVCSLRPNEEKLTFSAVFEIDEKAQIRNQWFGRTVIYSDARFAYEEAQHLIENPESNTIPEDLSLTGEAYEVIPEVKEATLVLDKLAKKLRKRRLQQGAITFDRVEVRFNIDENAVPTGVYFKESKDANKLIEEFMLLANRKVAEFIGSDKGRPSNKTFIYRIHDEPNMDKLEALQGIISKFGYRINTESKKKISETLNKLLTDVHGKGESNMIETLAIRSMSKAIYTTDNIGHYGLAFDYYSHFTSPIRRYPDVMTHRLLQHYLDGGKSPKQAIYEEKCEHSSDREQLAAKAERDSIKYMQVKYMQDHQDQEFRGVVSGVTEWGIYVEIIENKCEGMVRIRDIKDDYYIFDEKQYAIVGQSTKNMIQLGDEVTVKVKHTDLERKHLDFTLISDE
- a CDS encoding twin-arginine translocase TatA/TatE family subunit, with amino-acid sequence MNALSIFLMISGPQIAIIVVVVLLLFGGKKIPELMRGLGSGIKEFKDASKEDNVEEEEKK
- a CDS encoding acyl-CoA thioesterase; the protein is MDKIFKSNKESEIILTELMLPSHSNFSGKIHGGFILSLMDKAAFASASKFSGLYCVTASVNRVDFLNPIEVGELVTMRARVNYVGNTSMVVGIRVESQNIQTGKVKHCNSSYFSMVAKDENGNSKQVPGLIIANKNDMRRFLRSIKRLKMRHERDHEFSADNFNPENYREDLDKYNIKFEI
- a CDS encoding head GIN domain-containing protein, yielding MRKIMILFLLVSTIGFSQETIKNEVGSFNELKVFNGLNVSIEKGSTRSIEISGKKADEVVVKNINGRLKLSMRFPETFNSDEVEITLFYSNDINVIDANEGSYIGSDGTLSQQNVELKTQEGAIIDLDLDVKYLTVKSVTGGQVYTSGNAENQDIEVTTGGAYKAYDLKSNYSTVMCASGGIVNINVSELLDAKVRLGGKILYKGSPKEVKTKKIIGGTIKSKD
- a CDS encoding 6-phosphogluconate dehydrogenase; this encodes MKKIALSVVGILLLVLTLYFVSIYYITYSEGYRAGELVKFSHKGIIFKTWEGEISQGVSEAQRFSFSVEDNEKDVIKDLQDLQGKDVKLTYKERFGTFPWLGDTKYFITKVEKTE
- the gltX gene encoding glutamate--tRNA ligase, which translates into the protein MTQVRVRFAPSPTGPLHIGGVRTALFNYLFAKKHNGTFILRIEDTDQTRYVANAEQYITDALNWLEIPFDEGVGKNEKFGPYRQSERKHIYKKYIQELLDSGNAYYAFDTSEQLDAHRKDHEEKGKTFIYNWHNREKGRLVNSLVLTADEVQKRIENGDKYVVRFKSPQDETLVMNDIIRGEVKIDTNVLDDKILFKSDGMPTYHLANIVDDHLMEISHVIRGEEWLPSMALHVLLYRAFGWDAPEFAHLPLILKPTGKGKLSKRDGDKLGFPVFPLAYTNEATGEVSRGYKEDGYFPETVINFLAFLGWNPGTEQEIFSLEELVQSFDLKRVNKSGARFDPDKTKWYNQQYLQSKSDEELAEIFIPVLKQKCSDEILKQVQNDKNFVTKVVGLIKERATFVNDFWDLSSFFFETPKEYDAKASKKQWKEGTPEIMTNLISVLSEIEDFSSANIETIVKEWLTTNELGFGKVMPPFRLALVGAMSGPHLFDIVELIGKEETIQRIEKAISTL
- a CDS encoding DUF4175 family protein encodes the protein MNNFKNIQSKLQEFVKKYYTNELIKGLILFSSFGLLYFIFTLFVEHFLWLKPTARTILFWLFVLVEVGLLVKYILIPIAKLFGLQKGISLEDASKIIGSHFNEVDDKLLNILQLNKESDQSELLLASIEQKSQSLQPIPFKKAINFSNNSKYLKYLAIPVIIWLITLISGNTNIFSDSYDRVIHHQMAYEPPAPFSFNLLNDNLKVIEGKPLTLFVETQGKVVPEDAKINFLDQEYYLQSRGVGNFEYTFSSVQKPVQFYLEANGVTSKPYTIDVIETPSITGLQLFLDYPTYTKKSEETIKNTGNAVVPQGTRITWKVDSKNTESVSFLTTSDAIFELKNENTFEYKKRINESLEYQISTSNSNLMNYETLDFAIQVVKDEYPKINVKSDIDSISRGPIQFAGQLSDDYGLKTLNLVYYDINAKNLKKNHPLKINKSTFEEFYYIFPEGINLQDGIEYEMYFEVSDNDAVNGNKKSKSNTFSYYKKTEKELKDQLLEEQQNSISDLEKSLEKSKEVKDEFKKMQESLQNKSEMNWNDQKKLETFIQRQQQYEKMMERQTEQIQQNLEEQPTQQNESLEERKEEIQKRLEEAKDIAKQEKLLDELKKLAEKLNREELTEKLKKLTEENKQNEKSLERILELTKRFYVEQKANQIKEKLDELAKKQEELADSEENSAEKQKELNEEFDKIQEEIDQLEKDNQDLKRPMKLPKTDTEEKGVEEEQQEATDKLEEGEQNDGDNDNENQKEGQKSASKNQKSAAQKMKKMSGKMSDAMMEMSGGESMDEDIEALRAILENLLEFSFQQEDLMEEFSEIDNAHPDFANKLKQQHVLKEYFEHIDDSLYTLSMRQPKISSEIFKDLSDAHYHLDESLTHFADNQFNTGVSDQQFVMTATNNLAYLLSNILNSMQNASPSMGKGKGKSFSLPDIIQKQGEMIEKMQQGLKPGEKPGEKGDGKEGENGQQNGQQSGDGEGEGMNGELYELYKQQAEMRQMLNDALGDKKGKDGNGIGEKALKQMEQLEQDLLEKGFTNEVLQKMMQLKHELLKLEEAAYEQGQDVKRESNTNVQLFEKRNIKDIDRKKLWFNQNEILNRQSLPLQTIYKKKVQEYFRTNDSIQ